A stretch of Paucidesulfovibrio gracilis DSM 16080 DNA encodes these proteins:
- a CDS encoding glycosyltransferase family 2 protein, translating to MDLLTIVVPVYGQWAYTRDCLRSLRRCTPGRFYRVVVADGASPDETGTECGPLLAELFGDLGEHRRSAQRLSFAGACNLGAAGAASEYLFFLNNDTLLLPGWLDPLIAALRRESRPCVAAPLLLYPEIQDVPDWPLAGRVQHAGIALDPNKHPVHPFHGFPAGHPAVRRRRRLQAVSGAAMLVPRRLFEDLGGFYEGFRNGSEDLDLCASVRRHGGRCLYEPQSVLYHYSGATPGRYAHVRDNATLLNKRCRDAFVPDLQRLAGSHGFVLELNEWLEVVVREQAVEQDETVEDSCTQVGGDPLRGLFALLERRPLLESAYVKLANRQRVLEKYGDVARTLQVRAFLFPGFAAFRAAGAACAQVHDQVGVSRWRARERAAQERLADLPGLLGQARAALDWFSGNGQDEMKNMYFQWIENVKNK from the coding sequence ATGGACCTGTTGACCATTGTGGTTCCGGTGTACGGCCAGTGGGCATACACGCGGGATTGTCTGCGGAGTTTGCGACGCTGCACCCCGGGCCGTTTCTATCGGGTGGTGGTGGCGGACGGGGCGTCACCGGACGAGACCGGAACCGAATGCGGACCGCTCCTTGCGGAATTGTTCGGTGATTTGGGCGAGCATCGCCGTTCCGCCCAGCGGTTGAGTTTTGCGGGAGCGTGCAATCTGGGCGCTGCGGGAGCTGCATCCGAATATCTTTTTTTTCTGAACAACGACACACTGCTGCTTCCGGGTTGGCTGGATCCGCTGATTGCGGCATTGCGGCGGGAATCCCGACCATGCGTGGCCGCGCCCCTATTGCTGTATCCCGAAATCCAAGACGTTCCGGATTGGCCGCTGGCGGGCCGGGTGCAACATGCGGGCATTGCGCTGGATCCGAACAAGCACCCTGTGCATCCGTTTCACGGGTTCCCGGCAGGTCACCCTGCGGTGCGCCGTCGCCGACGGCTTCAGGCCGTAAGCGGCGCGGCCATGCTGGTGCCGCGCCGATTGTTCGAAGACCTCGGCGGCTTTTATGAAGGCTTTCGAAATGGTTCCGAGGACTTGGATTTGTGCGCTTCAGTGCGGCGCCATGGCGGCCGATGCCTGTATGAGCCGCAAAGTGTGTTGTATCATTATAGCGGTGCCACGCCAGGGCGGTATGCACATGTGCGGGACAACGCGACCCTGCTCAACAAGCGTTGCCGTGACGCGTTTGTGCCGGATCTGCAGCGGCTGGCGGGGTCGCATGGATTTGTATTGGAATTGAACGAGTGGCTCGAGGTCGTGGTGCGGGAGCAGGCCGTGGAACAGGATGAAACAGTGGAGGATTCCTGTACGCAGGTGGGAGGGGATCCCCTGCGTGGTCTGTTTGCATTACTGGAGCGGCGTCCTTTGCTGGAATCAGCCTATGTGAAACTGGCAAACCGGCAAAGAGTGCTTGAGAAATATGGGGATGTGGCCCGAACGCTTCAGGTGCGAGCCTTCCTTTTTCCGGGATTTGCAGCGTTTCGTGCCGCGGGTGCGGCTTGTGCTCAGGTGCATGACCAGGTCGGCGTTTCCCGTTGGCGTGCGCGGGAACGGGCCGCACAAGAGCGCCTGGCTGATTTGCCGGGTTTGCTGGGTCAGGCCCGCGCCGCGTTGGATTGGTTTTCCGGGAATGGTCAAGATGAAATGAAAAATATGTATTTTCAGTGGATTGAGAATGTCAAAAATAAATGA
- a CDS encoding GNAT family N-acetyltransferase has protein sequence MSKINDRSGLSLQIRLVRPEDGAYFAALLGQDRETVRCMASLPWPMTESTATHWLKERLADGACIYAVLRRDDRTFLGTAGYGLRSGREGTVAEVGFWVGRPYRGQGVASRGLALALRRAAQDGAVLAVGNVFPDNAASARVLRNNGFVFVGQHDEELPLRGGLRRLDVYQRSLGDDG, from the coding sequence ATGTCAAAAATAAATGACCGCAGCGGCCTTTCCTTGCAAATTCGGCTTGTCCGCCCAGAGGATGGAGCGTATTTTGCGGCGTTGCTCGGGCAGGATCGGGAAACCGTGCGTTGCATGGCCAGTCTGCCATGGCCCATGACGGAGTCCACGGCCACGCATTGGCTGAAAGAACGTCTGGCCGATGGAGCCTGCATTTATGCCGTGTTGCGGCGCGATGACCGAACATTTTTGGGTACCGCAGGGTATGGGTTGCGGTCGGGACGTGAGGGTACCGTGGCCGAAGTGGGTTTTTGGGTCGGGCGTCCCTACCGAGGACAGGGCGTCGCGAGTCGCGGCCTGGCCCTGGCGTTGCGACGGGCTGCACAGGACGGAGCGGTTCTGGCCGTGGGCAATGTGTTTCCGGACAATGCCGCCTCGGCACGGGTGTTGCGGAACAACGGGTTTGTTTTTGTGGGGCAACACGATGAGGAGTTGCCGTTGCGCGGCGGATTGCGCCGTTTGGATGTATACCAAAGGAGTCTTGGCGATGACGGTTGA
- a CDS encoding GNAT family N-acetyltransferase, which produces MTVEGSASRSGSLIRLRPSADGDAAFMVDLLGEDRESVMRMARMPWPLNEDGARHWLRTVGASGTTFAVLRAEDRAYVGCIGLWPIAEADGGVAELGYWIGRTYWNQGYASAAVKLVLEVARRQGLDCLQATVKPDNAVSRHILEKYDFVLAGERLQHQPLRGGEQTVLVYERDMEVRQADHDRAPMREALRRRRPRDREMR; this is translated from the coding sequence ATGACGGTTGAGGGGAGCGCGTCCCGTTCCGGGAGCTTGATTCGTTTGCGTCCGTCAGCGGATGGGGACGCGGCCTTCATGGTGGATTTGCTGGGTGAGGATCGGGAATCCGTGATGCGAATGGCTCGTATGCCCTGGCCCCTGAACGAGGATGGGGCGCGGCATTGGCTGCGTACCGTCGGGGCGAGCGGCACCACCTTTGCTGTTCTGCGTGCCGAGGACCGCGCCTATGTCGGGTGCATTGGGCTATGGCCCATCGCCGAAGCCGACGGGGGCGTGGCCGAGTTGGGATACTGGATCGGGCGGACATATTGGAATCAAGGGTATGCTTCGGCCGCGGTGAAGCTGGTCCTGGAGGTGGCCCGCCGGCAGGGGCTGGATTGTCTTCAGGCAACGGTGAAGCCGGACAATGCCGTGTCTCGTCATATTTTGGAAAAATACGACTTTGTTTTAGCTGGTGAGCGCCTTCAGCACCAGCCGTTGCGTGGCGGAGAGCAGACCGTGTTGGTGTACGAACGTGATATGGAAGTTCGTCAGGCCGACCATGATCGGGCGCCCATGCGGGAGGCTTTGCGTCGTCGTCGCCCCAGGGATAGGGAGATGCGTTAA
- a CDS encoding dihydrolipoyl dehydrogenase family protein: protein MQYDLVIIGAGPGGYDCAVQAAALGLRTALVERDALGGTCLNRGCVPTKLMLGATASIEELQAQAKVKIAQGHIDVDWSALHSRKEKLLAGSRKAMAAKLKTTGVDLYEGHARVLGPGRVEVSAETASVVLEGTDLVLATGCRPSSFPGLTPDGDAVLDSDAFLALPEMPKSLIVVGAGFIGLEMAQVAHRMGAQIHLFDALDRVAAYEDPEVSKTLQSVFRRWKWKVKTGVKVASVVTENAAAVLTLEDGTRVEAEKALIAVGRRPNTEELGLDNLDVELRGPGWVVVDDHLRATEHVYALGDVNGRIQLAHAASDQARYLARLLAGKIDTPYASGPVPSVLYGSPECLRVGVMAEELESQGKACRVTSSPWAANPIAQAHAATQGFVKVVWHDDRVVGITAVGHDASRFAAAATIMVRDAWTRQQAEELIFAHPTLDEALMHALLDE from the coding sequence GTGCAATACGATCTCGTCATCATCGGCGCCGGACCCGGCGGATACGACTGCGCAGTGCAGGCCGCGGCTCTGGGCCTGCGCACCGCCCTGGTGGAACGCGACGCCCTGGGCGGCACCTGCCTGAACCGGGGCTGCGTCCCCACCAAACTGATGCTCGGTGCCACCGCCTCCATCGAAGAACTCCAGGCGCAGGCCAAGGTAAAAATCGCTCAAGGCCATATCGACGTGGACTGGTCCGCCCTCCACAGCCGCAAGGAAAAACTCCTGGCCGGAAGCCGCAAAGCCATGGCCGCCAAGCTGAAAACCACGGGAGTGGATCTTTACGAGGGACACGCCCGGGTTCTTGGTCCGGGACGCGTGGAGGTCAGTGCGGAAACCGCCAGCGTGGTGCTGGAAGGAACCGACCTCGTCCTGGCCACGGGTTGTCGCCCTTCATCCTTTCCCGGTCTGACCCCGGACGGAGACGCCGTGCTGGACTCCGACGCCTTTCTCGCCCTGCCGGAAATGCCCAAAAGCCTCATCGTGGTGGGTGCGGGATTCATCGGGTTGGAAATGGCCCAGGTCGCACATCGCATGGGCGCGCAAATCCACCTGTTCGACGCGCTGGACCGCGTGGCCGCGTATGAGGATCCCGAGGTATCCAAAACCCTGCAATCGGTTTTCCGCCGTTGGAAATGGAAGGTCAAAACAGGAGTCAAGGTGGCCTCCGTGGTCACAGAAAATGCCGCGGCCGTGCTCACGTTGGAAGACGGCACCCGCGTGGAAGCGGAAAAGGCGCTCATTGCCGTGGGACGCCGTCCGAATACCGAGGAACTAGGTCTGGACAACCTGGACGTGGAGTTGCGCGGACCGGGCTGGGTGGTTGTGGACGATCATCTCCGGGCCACGGAACATGTCTACGCCCTTGGCGACGTGAATGGACGCATTCAGCTGGCCCACGCCGCTTCGGACCAAGCCCGCTACCTGGCACGGCTCCTGGCCGGAAAAATTGATACGCCCTACGCATCCGGTCCCGTCCCCAGTGTGCTTTACGGCTCTCCGGAGTGCTTGCGGGTGGGCGTCATGGCCGAGGAGTTGGAATCACAAGGCAAAGCCTGCCGCGTAACCTCTTCGCCATGGGCCGCCAATCCCATTGCCCAGGCCCACGCCGCCACCCAGGGATTCGTCAAGGTGGTCTGGCACGACGACCGCGTGGTGGGCATCACGGCCGTGGGACACGACGCGTCCCGTTTTGCCGCAGCCGCCACCATCATGGTCCGCGACGCCTGGACCAGGCAGCAGGCCGAAGAACTTATCTTCGCCCACCCCACCCTGGACGAGGCGCTCATGCACGCGCTGCTGGACGAATAG
- the gcvPB gene encoding aminomethyl-transferring glycine dehydrogenase subunit GcvPB, which yields MTTIFKKSVSGREGVWPRNGHDNVTDFIPAELLRDSAPGLPEVSELDVVRHFTELSQANFSVDTNFYPLGSCTMKYNPKINEQIAALPGFTRLHPVLPQLKGAGKLCQGALEVIHDSERLLSEITGMKAFTMHPMAGAHGELTGVMLIAAYHRDKGNKKTKIICPDSAHGTNPASATIAGFEVVTIKSHDGIVDPEALREVLDDEVAGVMMTCPNTLGLFERNLPEIVAMLRKVDALLYYDGANMNAVLGKMRVGDVGFDVVHLNLHKTLGTPHGGGGPGSGAVGVSERLVPYLPVSRVEKLEDGQFYLDYDQPKSIGYVAPFYGNFGVYLKAYAYILRLGREGLPRASENAVLAANYLRKRLEHAFEIPYNRTCMHEFVLSAVRQAEKGARALDIAKALLDKGHHAPTVYFPLIVKEALMIEPTETESKATLDGFVDDLLEIAEQIENDPTPITAAPVTQPVTRLDETKAAREMVLVDD from the coding sequence ATGACCACCATCTTCAAAAAATCCGTGTCCGGGCGCGAAGGGGTCTGGCCCCGCAACGGACATGACAATGTGACCGATTTCATCCCTGCCGAGCTGCTGCGCGACAGCGCCCCCGGCCTCCCTGAAGTCTCGGAGCTGGACGTGGTGCGCCACTTTACGGAGTTGTCCCAGGCCAACTTCAGCGTGGACACCAATTTTTACCCGCTCGGTTCCTGCACCATGAAATACAACCCCAAGATCAACGAGCAAATCGCGGCGTTGCCCGGATTCACCCGGCTGCATCCCGTGCTGCCGCAGCTCAAGGGGGCGGGCAAGCTCTGCCAGGGCGCGCTGGAAGTCATTCACGATTCCGAACGCCTGCTCAGTGAAATCACGGGCATGAAGGCCTTTACCATGCATCCCATGGCCGGTGCCCACGGCGAACTCACCGGGGTCATGCTCATTGCCGCGTATCATCGCGACAAAGGCAATAAGAAAACAAAAATCATCTGCCCGGACTCGGCCCACGGCACCAACCCCGCCAGCGCCACCATCGCCGGATTCGAAGTGGTGACCATCAAATCCCACGACGGCATCGTGGATCCCGAAGCCCTGCGCGAAGTGCTGGACGACGAAGTGGCGGGCGTGATGATGACCTGCCCCAACACCCTGGGACTGTTTGAACGCAACCTGCCGGAAATCGTAGCCATGCTCCGCAAAGTGGATGCGCTGCTCTATTACGACGGCGCAAACATGAACGCGGTGCTCGGCAAGATGCGCGTGGGCGACGTGGGCTTTGACGTGGTGCACCTGAACCTGCACAAAACCCTGGGAACCCCGCACGGCGGTGGCGGTCCCGGTTCCGGCGCCGTGGGCGTGAGTGAACGCCTGGTACCCTATCTGCCCGTATCCCGCGTGGAAAAGCTGGAAGACGGCCAGTTCTATCTGGACTACGACCAGCCAAAATCCATCGGCTATGTGGCTCCCTTCTACGGCAACTTCGGCGTCTACCTGAAGGCTTACGCCTACATCCTGCGCCTCGGACGCGAAGGCCTGCCCCGCGCCTCGGAAAATGCCGTCCTCGCGGCCAACTACCTGCGCAAGCGGCTGGAGCATGCCTTTGAAATCCCCTACAACCGCACCTGCATGCATGAATTCGTGCTCAGTGCGGTTCGCCAGGCCGAGAAGGGCGCCCGCGCCCTGGACATCGCCAAGGCGCTGCTGGATAAAGGGCATCACGCCCCCACGGTCTACTTCCCGCTCATCGTGAAGGAAGCGCTCATGATCGAGCCGACCGAAACCGAAAGCAAAGCCACTTTGGACGGATTCGTGGACGACCTGCTGGAAATCGCCGAGCAGATCGAAAACGACCCCACGCCCATCACGGCCGCGCCCGTGACCCAGCCCGTAACCCGCCTGGACGAAACCAAGGCCGCGCGGGAAATGGTCCTGGTGGACGACTAG
- the gcvPA gene encoding aminomethyl-transferring glycine dehydrogenase subunit GcvPA: MPYVPHTPEQIREMLDVIGVSDVDELFHEIKEDMRPRSFDVPEGRSEMEVLAHLERLAAKNANPESSFLGAGFYDHHIPAAVDALSSRGEFLTAYTPYQPESSQGTLQAIFEFQTAMARLMGMDCANASVYDGGTALYEALMMAVRKTKRRKVVVSEALNPIYRVMLDSYTTNLDLELVTVPHNEGRTNLEALTSALDNETAAILVQNPNFFGSVNDFTTLFDAAHSHKAVCITLSYPVLQSVLKTPGQMGADVAVAEGQCLGLPLSFGGPYLGVMTCTKKMVRQLPGRIVGRTEDTKGRTGYVLTLQAREQHIRREKATSNICSNQSLCALRAIIHLSLLGEEGLRRTAMLSMERAHYAAQRLTEVPGVEMLTQGAFGNEFALRLPVNAYEVISPLLEKNIVAGFPLGRYYEGLENGLLVACTEKTSEEQIGVFAEMLRGVLA, encoded by the coding sequence ATGCCTTATGTTCCCCACACCCCGGAGCAAATCCGGGAAATGCTCGACGTCATCGGCGTGTCCGATGTGGATGAGCTGTTTCACGAAATCAAGGAAGACATGCGGCCCAGGAGCTTTGATGTCCCGGAAGGCCGCAGCGAAATGGAAGTGCTCGCCCATCTGGAGCGGCTGGCCGCCAAGAACGCCAACCCGGAAAGCAGCTTTCTCGGGGCGGGATTTTATGACCACCATATCCCGGCAGCCGTGGATGCCCTTTCCTCCCGGGGTGAATTTCTAACCGCCTACACCCCGTATCAGCCCGAATCCAGCCAGGGTACCCTGCAGGCCATTTTTGAATTTCAGACCGCCATGGCCCGGCTCATGGGCATGGACTGTGCCAACGCCAGCGTCTACGACGGCGGCACCGCCCTATACGAGGCGTTGATGATGGCAGTTCGTAAGACCAAACGCCGCAAGGTCGTGGTCAGCGAAGCCCTGAATCCCATTTACCGGGTCATGCTCGATTCCTACACCACCAACCTGGACCTGGAGCTGGTCACCGTTCCCCACAACGAAGGCCGGACCAATCTTGAGGCGCTCACCAGTGCGCTGGACAACGAGACCGCCGCCATCCTGGTGCAGAATCCAAACTTCTTTGGAAGCGTGAACGACTTTACCACACTGTTTGATGCGGCCCACTCGCATAAGGCCGTGTGCATCACGCTCTCCTATCCCGTGCTTCAGTCCGTGCTCAAGACTCCCGGACAGATGGGCGCGGACGTTGCCGTGGCCGAAGGCCAATGCCTGGGGCTGCCCCTTTCCTTTGGCGGTCCCTACCTGGGCGTCATGACCTGTACCAAGAAAATGGTCCGCCAGCTTCCCGGCCGCATCGTGGGACGCACCGAGGACACCAAGGGGCGCACCGGATACGTGCTCACCCTCCAGGCCCGCGAGCAGCACATCCGCCGGGAAAAGGCCACGTCCAACATCTGCTCCAACCAGTCTCTGTGCGCCCTGCGCGCCATCATCCATCTCAGCCTGCTGGGCGAGGAAGGCTTGCGCCGCACGGCCATGCTCTCCATGGAACGCGCCCATTACGCGGCCCAGCGTCTCACCGAGGTGCCGGGCGTAGAAATGCTCACCCAGGGCGCCTTCGGCAATGAATTTGCTCTGCGCCTGCCCGTCAACGCCTACGAGGTCATCTCTCCATTGCTGGAAAAGAACATTGTGGCGGGCTTCCCTCTGGGACGCTACTATGAAGGGCTGGAAAACGGGCTGCTTGTGGCCTGTACGGAAAAAACAAGCGAGGAACAGATCGGCGTCTTCGCGGAAATGCTTCGGGGGGTGCTGGCATGA
- the gcvH gene encoding glycine cleavage system protein GcvH: MMNPQELLYAKSHEWVKVDGDTATVGITDFAQQQLGDITFVELPDVGDTFDQGDEFGSVESVKAASELYSPICGEIVAVNDALEDAPEKVNEDPLGEGWLLKLKVAQAPEGLLDYAAYQALVESEEH, translated from the coding sequence ATAATGAATCCGCAGGAACTTCTCTACGCCAAGTCCCATGAATGGGTGAAGGTGGACGGAGATACCGCCACCGTCGGCATCACCGACTTCGCCCAACAACAGCTCGGCGACATCACTTTCGTGGAGCTGCCCGACGTGGGCGACACCTTTGATCAGGGCGATGAATTCGGCTCCGTCGAATCCGTAAAGGCCGCCAGCGAACTGTATTCCCCGATCTGTGGCGAAATCGTGGCCGTAAACGACGCGCTGGAAGACGCGCCTGAAAAGGTGAACGAAGATCCTCTGGGCGAAGGCTGGCTCCTGAAGCTCAAGGTTGCCCAGGCTCCCGAAGGACTGCTGGATTACGCGGCGTATCAGGCGCTGGTGGAGTCGGAAGAACACTGA
- a CDS encoding vWA domain-containing protein: MSSRRAVVVILSVLLAFGMTSFALAQDAKKPVVIEGKKILPLRVLCRPFSNVYNSPDAASGTVRENVAAFTSFYVYARPSAEERELESGWYEVGTDNRGGVLGWMKADDVFEWKQTMCLAYTHPQDRQPVLMFDGRGPLDDLLAKPQAERTAAAEQLYSDIASGTPPADFPVVSVEPKKYIDMSEQFYLLPILDFDTVQIDGREGRVVQLAAVTKAGPGAREKSDIRTNQDYLQEATTGSTQVDDADLRDLKIDIVWVMDTTVSMRPYIERTMQVVRDVSEQITLDTQVAQGMRFGIWGYRDPVDQIPGIGYTTKNYTPALQDIAGFMQTLAGVDVTPVDSVDYAEDVFSGMADAIKQTQWTPGAIRFVILVGDAPGHELGHKFNASGKDEQTIRNFANEQSAYIFAVHVKNPKAKQRYHEAAERQFKQLSRNKGTGGQSAYWSVFSDDMDGFTQVSMDVASRITGLMSSAVKGDVAPLAAGGEMAGLEPDPAAGSETTNTAPAANASPEGDVLDQVVRAALVEWVGTKTGAQAPRDIVAWAVDKDLVTPAMQSMEVRLLVTKNQLDSLKTVLDEIMAAGLRGQISAEKFFDALQATSAAAARDPEKIKNASRLADTGLVPEFLEGLPYKSQLMDMSNELWEAMGVDGQEAFLDQLDARVKTYQEIHDSPDLWVELNKGDDPDQYVYPISLELLP, encoded by the coding sequence ATGTCCAGTCGTCGTGCGGTGGTGGTCATTCTTTCGGTATTGCTCGCGTTCGGCATGACGTCGTTCGCCCTTGCCCAGGATGCCAAAAAACCGGTGGTTATCGAGGGAAAGAAGATATTGCCGCTTCGGGTGCTTTGCCGCCCCTTTTCCAATGTATACAATAGCCCTGATGCGGCTTCGGGAACAGTGCGTGAAAACGTGGCCGCATTTACCTCCTTCTACGTCTACGCCAGACCTTCCGCAGAGGAGCGGGAGTTGGAGTCCGGATGGTACGAAGTGGGAACCGACAATCGCGGCGGCGTGCTCGGCTGGATGAAGGCCGATGACGTGTTTGAGTGGAAGCAGACCATGTGTCTGGCTTACACCCACCCGCAGGATCGGCAGCCCGTGCTTATGTTCGACGGACGCGGACCTCTGGACGATCTGCTGGCCAAACCGCAGGCAGAGCGCACCGCCGCCGCCGAGCAGCTCTATTCCGACATCGCCTCTGGAACGCCGCCCGCGGATTTCCCCGTGGTTTCGGTGGAACCAAAGAAATACATCGACATGTCCGAGCAGTTCTATCTGCTGCCCATTCTGGATTTCGACACGGTGCAGATCGACGGGCGTGAGGGACGCGTGGTGCAGCTTGCCGCCGTGACCAAAGCCGGACCGGGCGCGCGGGAAAAATCGGACATCCGCACGAACCAGGACTATCTGCAGGAGGCCACCACCGGATCCACGCAGGTGGATGACGCGGACCTTCGGGATCTCAAGATTGATATCGTCTGGGTCATGGACACCACGGTTTCCATGCGACCCTACATCGAACGCACCATGCAGGTGGTGCGGGATGTTTCAGAACAGATCACACTGGACACCCAGGTGGCCCAGGGAATGCGATTCGGCATCTGGGGATACCGCGATCCCGTGGATCAGATTCCCGGCATCGGATACACTACGAAAAACTATACGCCCGCATTGCAGGATATCGCCGGGTTCATGCAGACCCTGGCCGGTGTGGACGTGACGCCCGTTGATTCCGTGGATTACGCCGAGGACGTCTTTTCCGGCATGGCTGACGCCATCAAGCAGACGCAGTGGACGCCGGGGGCCATTCGTTTCGTCATCCTGGTGGGCGATGCGCCCGGTCATGAGCTTGGTCACAAGTTCAATGCCTCGGGCAAGGACGAACAGACCATCCGCAATTTCGCCAACGAACAGTCCGCCTACATCTTTGCGGTGCACGTCAAAAACCCCAAGGCCAAGCAGCGGTATCACGAAGCGGCCGAGCGCCAGTTCAAGCAGCTTTCGCGCAACAAGGGAACCGGCGGGCAGTCCGCGTATTGGAGTGTGTTCTCCGACGACATGGACGGCTTTACCCAAGTATCCATGGATGTTGCCTCCCGTATTACGGGGTTGATGAGCAGCGCGGTGAAGGGCGACGTGGCTCCCCTGGCCGCCGGGGGAGAAATGGCCGGTCTGGAGCCGGATCCTGCGGCTGGTTCGGAAACCACAAACACGGCTCCGGCCGCGAACGCCTCGCCGGAGGGCGACGTGTTGGATCAGGTGGTGCGCGCCGCCCTTGTGGAATGGGTGGGTACCAAAACCGGAGCCCAGGCTCCCCGCGACATCGTGGCCTGGGCAGTGGACAAGGACTTGGTCACGCCGGCCATGCAATCCATGGAAGTCCGACTGCTGGTCACCAAGAATCAGCTGGATTCGCTTAAGACCGTGCTGGACGAGATCATGGCGGCGGGGTTGCGGGGCCAAATCAGCGCAGAAAAATTCTTTGATGCGTTGCAGGCCACTTCCGCGGCCGCGGCCCGTGATCCCGAAAAGATCAAAAATGCTTCCCGGCTGGCGGATACCGGGCTGGTACCCGAATTCCTGGAAGGCTTGCCGTACAAGAGCCAGCTTATGGACATGAGCAACGAGCTTTGGGAGGCCATGGGCGTGGACGGGCAGGAAGCTTTCCTGGACCAGTTGGATGCCCGGGTCAAAACGTATCAGGAAATTCACGACAGCCCCGACCTTTGGGTGGAACTGAACAAGGGGGACGATCCCGACCAGTACGTCTACCCCATTAGCCTGGAGCTGTTGCCGTAA
- a CDS encoding ABC transporter ATP-binding protein, producing the protein MARSEDAAVVYRLRDVRKIREKGGFRFELRIPDFTVRRGEFLAVVGPSGCGKSTLLDMLGLVLRPTSAREFFFRAQSGKQQEAGPVSILDLGEPDMANVRRRSIGYVLQSGGLLPFLSVRENILLPCRLNRMRGAEHVDALAKALGIAEQLSKKPQHLSGGQRQRVAIARALAHRPPFVLADEPTAAVDKLTAKEIQKQFKTISRNLGVTLVLVTHDLGLARSGADRIFGFKVQRDAENSTISTLAEYKGAA; encoded by the coding sequence ATGGCCCGATCCGAGGACGCCGCCGTGGTGTATCGACTCCGCGATGTGCGCAAAATACGCGAAAAGGGCGGATTCCGCTTTGAATTGCGGATTCCGGACTTCACCGTGCGTCGTGGGGAATTTCTCGCGGTGGTGGGACCGTCCGGCTGCGGCAAGTCCACGTTGCTGGACATGCTGGGATTGGTGTTACGGCCCACCTCGGCCCGGGAGTTCTTTTTCCGCGCCCAGTCCGGGAAACAGCAGGAAGCCGGACCGGTCAGCATCCTGGACTTGGGTGAACCGGACATGGCCAACGTGCGCCGCCGTTCCATTGGCTATGTGTTGCAGAGCGGCGGGTTGCTTCCTTTTCTTTCGGTCCGGGAAAACATTCTGCTCCCCTGTCGGTTGAACAGGATGCGCGGGGCCGAGCATGTGGACGCGCTGGCCAAAGCCTTGGGCATTGCCGAACAATTGAGTAAAAAACCCCAGCATCTTTCCGGCGGCCAGCGCCAGCGGGTGGCCATTGCCCGCGCCCTGGCGCACCGTCCGCCCTTTGTGCTGGCTGACGAGCCGACCGCTGCTGTGGACAAGCTCACGGCCAAAGAAATCCAAAAACAGTTTAAAACCATTTCCAGAAATCTTGGGGTGACCTTGGTGTTGGTCACGCACGATCTGGGGCTGGCCCGTTCCGGTGCGGACCGGATTTTTGGTTTCAAGGTGCAGCGCGATGCCGAAAACAGCACGATTTCCACCCTGGCGGAATACAAGGGGGCGGCATGA